A part of Microbacterium atlanticum genomic DNA contains:
- a CDS encoding AAA family ATPase: MTPSPSGITTVGQLRASGHTYRPVRIEIRENLLAALADGGDPWPGIHGFDDTVIPQLERALLAGHDIVLLGERGQGKTRLLRSLVGLLDEWSPVIEGSELGEHPFHPVTPASVRRAGELGDDLPVVWRHRSERYAEKLATPDTSVADLIGDVDPIKVAEGRSLGDPETIHYGLVPRSNGGIVAINELPDLAERIQVSLLNVMEERDIQIRGYVLRLDLDVLVVATANPEDYTNRGRIITPLQDRFGAEIRTHYPQTIDEEIAVIRQEADLVALVPTHLLEILARFTRNLRESDAVDQRAGVSARFAIAGAETIAAAALHRATRQHEDVAAARPVDLETAVDVLGGKIEFETGEEGRERAILEHLLRTAVADTARAHLRGLDARALADALHNGATVMTGEQVRAADVLAALPVLGESDLYDEVARRLDASTPGERAGAVELLLESLYLDKRIGKDSAGGETVYG, translated from the coding sequence ATGACACCTTCGCCATCCGGGATCACGACGGTCGGGCAGCTCCGCGCCTCGGGCCACACGTACCGCCCGGTCCGCATCGAGATCCGCGAGAACCTCCTCGCCGCCCTCGCCGACGGCGGCGACCCGTGGCCCGGCATCCACGGCTTCGACGACACCGTGATCCCGCAGCTCGAGCGGGCGCTTCTGGCCGGCCACGACATCGTGCTGCTCGGCGAGCGCGGTCAAGGCAAGACGCGGCTCCTCCGCAGCCTCGTGGGACTGCTCGACGAGTGGTCGCCGGTGATCGAGGGGTCCGAGCTCGGCGAGCATCCGTTCCACCCCGTCACTCCGGCATCCGTCCGCCGCGCCGGCGAGCTCGGCGACGACCTGCCCGTGGTCTGGCGTCACCGCAGCGAGCGGTACGCCGAGAAGCTCGCCACTCCGGACACCTCGGTGGCCGACCTCATCGGCGACGTCGACCCGATCAAGGTCGCCGAGGGCCGTTCCCTCGGCGACCCCGAGACCATCCACTACGGGCTCGTGCCGCGCAGCAACGGCGGCATCGTTGCGATCAACGAGCTGCCCGACCTGGCCGAGCGCATCCAGGTGTCGCTGCTGAACGTCATGGAGGAGCGCGACATCCAGATCCGCGGCTACGTGCTGCGCCTCGACCTCGACGTCCTCGTCGTCGCCACCGCCAACCCCGAGGACTACACCAACCGCGGCCGCATCATCACGCCGCTGCAGGACCGCTTCGGCGCCGAGATCCGCACGCACTACCCGCAGACGATCGACGAGGAGATCGCGGTCATCCGCCAGGAGGCCGACCTCGTCGCCCTCGTGCCGACGCACCTTCTCGAGATCCTCGCGCGCTTCACGCGCAACCTGCGAGAGTCGGATGCCGTCGACCAGCGCGCGGGCGTCTCCGCGAGGTTCGCGATCGCCGGCGCCGAGACGATCGCCGCGGCCGCCCTGCACCGCGCGACGCGGCAGCACGAGGACGTCGCGGCCGCCCGGCCGGTGGACCTCGAGACCGCCGTGGACGTCCTCGGCGGCAAGATCGAGTTCGAGACGGGCGAGGAGGGGCGCGAGCGGGCGATCCTCGAGCACCTGCTGCGCACCGCCGTCGCCGACACCGCCCGTGCGCACCTGCGAGGCCTCGACGCCCGGGCGCTCGCCGACGCGCTGCACAATGGCGCGACCGTCATGACGGGGGAGCAGGTGCGAGCCGCCGACGTTCTCGCGGCGTTGCCGGTGCTCGGCGAGTCCGACCTGTACGACGAGGTCGCTCGTCGCCTGGACGCGTCGACGCCGGGCGAGCGGGCCGGCGCCGTGGAGCTCCTCCTCGAGTCGCTCTACCTCGACAAGCGCATCGGCAAGGACAGCGCGGGCGGTGAGACGGTCTATGGCTGA
- a CDS encoding vWA domain-containing protein, translated as MPRSFHRTPAHIARYGRYTGGDPLAPPVAIQSALETIGQDVMSGTSAERAMREYLRRGDRDRLGLDDLARRVRERRAELTRRHRLDGTLEEVRRLLDRAVLEERKHLVRDVNLDDDVRAFAEMRLENLPPSTAAAVNELADYDWQSPSARADYDRIRELLGRELLDQRFAGMKNALENATDADRQAIRDMLNDLNDLLEKRRLGEDTQEDFDEFMRKHGDQFPENPQNLDELLDTLAERSAAAQRMLNSMTPEQRDELMSLAEQAFGSPDLMQSLSRLDDNLRSLRPGEDWTGSASFSGDQPTGLGEATGIMQDLSDLDSLTDQLGQMYPGARMDDIDLDALERLIGQDAAVSARTLRELEQELRDTGMLLRASDGQLRLTPRAMRQLGRALLRDIATRQSGRTGRRETRNVGAAGDRTGSTREWAFGDTEPWDIPRTVSNAVLRTVLDGGDVAAGVRLDTRDVEVVETEQRTQAAVALLVDTSFSMAMDGRWVPMKRTALALHHLISTRFRGDKLQLIAFARHAEVIDIEQLTAKDAVWDKGTNLQHALLLAQRHFRKNPTAQPVLLIVTDGEPTSHLRPDGSVFFSYPPDPHTVAATVRELDNVHRMGAQTTFFRLGEDPGLARFIGALARRAGGHVVAPELDDLGRAVVDSYLGARHTGRGTPEDFGDMLRGRSWWW; from the coding sequence ATGCCACGCTCCTTCCACCGCACCCCCGCGCACATCGCCCGCTACGGGCGCTACACCGGCGGCGATCCGCTCGCGCCGCCGGTCGCCATCCAGTCCGCGCTCGAGACGATCGGTCAGGACGTGATGTCGGGAACCTCCGCCGAGCGCGCGATGCGCGAGTACCTGCGCCGTGGGGACCGCGACCGGCTCGGCCTCGACGACCTCGCCCGACGGGTCCGCGAGCGCCGCGCCGAGCTCACCCGGCGCCACCGCCTCGACGGCACGCTCGAGGAGGTCAGAAGGCTCCTCGACCGCGCCGTCCTGGAGGAGCGCAAGCACCTCGTGCGCGACGTGAACCTCGACGACGACGTGCGCGCCTTCGCCGAGATGCGCCTGGAGAACCTGCCGCCTTCGACCGCCGCGGCTGTCAACGAGCTCGCCGACTACGACTGGCAGAGCCCGAGCGCGCGCGCCGACTACGACCGCATCCGTGAGCTGCTCGGTCGCGAGCTGCTCGATCAGCGGTTCGCCGGCATGAAGAACGCGCTGGAGAATGCGACGGATGCCGATCGCCAGGCCATCCGCGACATGCTCAACGATCTCAACGACCTGCTCGAGAAGCGCCGCCTGGGCGAGGACACGCAGGAGGACTTCGACGAGTTCATGCGCAAGCACGGGGACCAGTTCCCCGAGAACCCGCAGAACCTCGACGAGCTGCTCGACACGCTCGCCGAGCGCTCCGCGGCGGCGCAGCGGATGCTCAACTCGATGACGCCCGAACAGCGCGACGAGCTGATGAGCCTGGCCGAGCAGGCGTTCGGCTCACCCGACCTCATGCAGTCCCTGTCTCGACTCGACGACAATCTGCGGTCGCTCCGGCCCGGCGAGGACTGGACGGGGTCGGCATCCTTCTCGGGCGATCAGCCGACGGGCCTCGGCGAGGCGACCGGGATCATGCAGGATCTCTCCGACCTCGATTCGCTCACCGACCAGCTCGGGCAGATGTACCCCGGCGCGCGCATGGACGACATCGACCTCGACGCGCTCGAGCGGCTCATCGGCCAGGACGCCGCCGTCAGCGCGCGCACGCTGCGCGAGCTGGAGCAGGAGCTTCGGGACACCGGGATGCTGCTGCGCGCGTCCGACGGACAGCTCCGGCTCACGCCCCGGGCGATGCGGCAGCTCGGGCGGGCTCTCCTGCGCGACATCGCGACGCGCCAGTCGGGGCGCACCGGCCGTCGCGAGACGAGGAACGTGGGCGCCGCCGGCGACCGCACCGGATCGACGCGCGAGTGGGCGTTCGGCGACACCGAGCCGTGGGATATCCCGCGCACCGTCTCGAACGCGGTGCTGCGGACCGTTCTCGACGGCGGGGACGTCGCGGCCGGCGTGCGGCTCGACACGCGAGACGTCGAAGTCGTCGAGACCGAGCAGCGCACACAGGCGGCGGTCGCACTGCTGGTCGACACGTCGTTCTCGATGGCGATGGACGGCCGGTGGGTGCCGATGAAGCGCACGGCGCTGGCACTGCACCACCTCATCTCGACGCGGTTCCGCGGCGACAAGCTGCAGCTGATCGCATTCGCGCGGCACGCCGAGGTGATCGACATCGAGCAGTTGACGGCGAAGGACGCAGTGTGGGACAAGGGCACCAACCTGCAGCACGCGCTCCTGCTCGCGCAGCGGCACTTCCGCAAGAATCCGACGGCCCAGCCGGTGCTCCTCATCGTCACGGACGGCGAACCCACCTCGCACCTGCGACCCGACGGGAGCGTGTTCTTCTCCTACCCGCCCGACCCGCACACGGTGGCGGCGACTGTGCGCGAGCTCGACAACGTGCACCGGATGGGCGCGCAGACGACGTTCTTCCGGCTGGGGGAGGACCCCGGCCTCGCCCGGTTCATCGGCGCCCTCGCGCGACGGGCCGGCGGGCACGTCGTCGCGCCGGAGCTGGACGACCTCGGCCGCGCGGTCGTCGACAGCTATCTCGGTGCCCGGCACACCGGCCGCGGTACGCCCGAGGACTTCGGCGACATGCTCCGCGGTCGGTCGTGGTGGTGGTGA
- a CDS encoding TraR/DksA family transcriptional regulator has product MTIDTTASAPLAGAQHELERQLEERLSALQEIEPFALPSIDPVAYQTAASHRVAIEQISAALNRITQGTYGRCTRCGREIAPARLEVLPYAAACIECQSHVDAA; this is encoded by the coding sequence ATGACCATCGACACCACCGCGTCGGCCCCGCTCGCCGGCGCCCAGCACGAGCTCGAGCGGCAGCTCGAAGAGCGCCTCAGCGCCCTGCAGGAGATCGAGCCGTTCGCCCTCCCGAGCATCGACCCCGTCGCGTACCAGACGGCAGCCTCTCACCGCGTCGCGATCGAGCAGATCAGCGCCGCACTGAACCGGATCACCCAGGGGACGTACGGGCGATGCACCCGCTGCGGTCGCGAGATCGCACCCGCGCGGCTCGAAGTGCTCCCGTACGCCGCCGCCTGCATCGAATGTCAGAGCCATGTCGACGCCGCGTAA
- a CDS encoding M14 family metallopeptidase, translating to MFRELAVATAVALVISGIGVGPAMASPPPEEVADDVGVGVYEATVDADGLATIAELGVDRAEGELMVQPGADGTFVVQVVLPSVQAEQVRAGGIDLQPVVDGGAAGPGARSFQAEAVAEGVFRPYLGEGGIAEELAAQAAAYPDIAQLVTFGKTWMGTPMQAVRVTRDPGRVAQGKRPTTVFLAAQHAREWITPEMVRRLLDQVLTSYGSDPKVTDLVRTTEMWFIPVANPDGYDFTFEVAPTPDDPGTRLWRKNLRDNNSNTVIDGGDGVDLNRNSPTRWGYDNEGSSPNPSSLTYRGPSPGSEPESQALYDLFAKITPQFFINYHSAAELLLHGIGWQVATPSPDDVIYEAMVGDDADPAVPGYDPDISAELYTTNGDIDSHMQEAYGTLGFTPEMSTCLAAVASDPDDDWTEADCGDNLQGFDFPDDEQLIQAEFAKNVPFALAVAESAKDPDDPVSVVGRDAEEFRVDTFSVSYGDPQTVAVTAQRALKAKKLMYSINGGRAVQASVSEWDGGERYGFENDDYYAEYRGVVRGAKPGDSVEVWFTGVASANDLPKGEKAGPRESAHFTYEVAQDTGHSVLVVANEDYKGYNPETTPRNNGLKHLGAHVDALLANEVTPDVWDVDAQGVPHDLGVLSHYDAVVWYLGDNRLTQDQEDVFTSYFGSDIPDLAVAERQQYLTIAMRDYLNEGGKVAYDGETTAYYGLGAGLFGGIWYGLDGAPEEDCVVTSDPFSDCLLLADDFTQYWMGAYGRQDSGAQTGTAGVAAPLDGLTLEFGGPATVGNAIDEVGAFIVTSDVLPVDEFPQFASEGAAEYPDPFDAVEGEWAAAAGHIDDGYQRLGRTYDLTALTAANAPAFQAQIGFDLEAGYDNVIVEARPAGAGDDAWTTLPEAGGATSPAVPTECEAGFLLALHPWLLNYLTPGNPCTTPGATGDWNALTGSSLWVPVSYDLSAYAGGQVEIVVSYVTDPATGGLGVIIDDTKLVSTAGTSQAEGFEEGLGAWQVLGAPEDSPENSSDWERADGLAELASVTATEDTLLFGFGLEQLVTPEQRALVVGRMLDHFGL from the coding sequence ATGTTCCGTGAGCTCGCCGTCGCCACCGCCGTCGCATTGGTCATCTCCGGGATCGGGGTGGGGCCGGCCATGGCCAGTCCGCCGCCGGAAGAGGTCGCGGACGACGTCGGCGTGGGGGTGTACGAGGCCACCGTCGACGCGGACGGTCTCGCAACGATCGCCGAACTCGGTGTGGACCGTGCGGAGGGTGAGCTGATGGTGCAGCCCGGCGCGGACGGCACGTTCGTCGTCCAGGTCGTCCTGCCCTCGGTGCAGGCCGAGCAGGTCCGCGCCGGCGGCATCGACCTGCAGCCGGTGGTCGACGGCGGAGCTGCCGGTCCGGGGGCGCGCTCCTTCCAGGCAGAAGCGGTCGCCGAGGGCGTCTTCCGTCCCTACCTCGGCGAGGGCGGCATCGCGGAGGAGCTGGCGGCACAGGCCGCCGCGTACCCCGACATCGCGCAGCTCGTCACCTTCGGTAAGACGTGGATGGGAACGCCGATGCAGGCGGTCCGCGTGACGCGCGACCCCGGCAGGGTCGCCCAGGGCAAGCGGCCGACGACGGTGTTCCTGGCCGCACAGCACGCACGAGAGTGGATCACGCCCGAGATGGTGCGCCGCCTCCTCGACCAGGTGCTGACCTCGTACGGCAGCGACCCCAAGGTCACCGACCTGGTGCGGACCACCGAGATGTGGTTCATCCCCGTGGCGAACCCTGACGGCTACGACTTCACCTTCGAGGTGGCCCCGACGCCGGACGACCCCGGAACCCGCCTGTGGCGCAAGAACCTGCGCGACAACAACAGCAACACGGTGATCGACGGCGGCGACGGCGTCGACCTGAACCGCAACTCCCCGACGCGCTGGGGCTACGACAACGAGGGATCGTCGCCGAACCCGAGCAGCCTCACCTATCGCGGGCCGTCGCCCGGCTCCGAGCCGGAGTCCCAGGCGCTCTACGACCTGTTCGCGAAGATCACGCCTCAGTTCTTCATCAACTACCACTCCGCAGCCGAGCTCCTGCTGCACGGCATCGGCTGGCAGGTCGCGACTCCGTCGCCCGATGACGTGATCTACGAGGCGATGGTCGGTGACGACGCCGACCCGGCTGTTCCCGGCTACGACCCCGACATCTCCGCGGAGCTGTACACGACGAACGGCGACATCGACTCCCACATGCAGGAGGCGTACGGCACGCTCGGGTTCACGCCCGAGATGTCGACGTGCCTGGCGGCGGTGGCATCCGATCCCGATGACGACTGGACGGAGGCCGACTGCGGCGACAACCTGCAGGGCTTCGACTTCCCCGACGACGAGCAGCTCATCCAGGCGGAGTTCGCGAAGAACGTGCCGTTCGCCCTCGCGGTGGCCGAGTCGGCGAAAGACCCCGACGACCCGGTGTCGGTGGTCGGACGCGACGCCGAGGAGTTCCGCGTCGACACCTTCTCGGTGTCGTACGGCGACCCGCAGACGGTGGCCGTCACCGCGCAGCGCGCGCTGAAGGCCAAGAAGCTCATGTACTCGATCAACGGAGGGCGTGCCGTCCAGGCGAGCGTGTCGGAGTGGGACGGCGGAGAACGCTACGGATTCGAGAACGACGACTACTACGCCGAGTACCGGGGCGTCGTGCGCGGCGCGAAGCCCGGCGATTCCGTCGAGGTGTGGTTCACGGGCGTGGCATCGGCCAATGATCTGCCGAAGGGGGAGAAGGCGGGGCCGCGAGAGAGCGCGCACTTCACCTACGAGGTCGCCCAGGACACGGGCCACTCCGTGCTCGTCGTCGCGAACGAGGACTACAAGGGGTACAACCCCGAGACGACACCGCGCAACAACGGCCTCAAGCATCTCGGCGCGCACGTCGACGCACTCCTGGCGAACGAGGTGACGCCGGACGTCTGGGACGTGGACGCGCAGGGCGTGCCTCACGATCTCGGTGTGCTGAGCCACTACGACGCGGTGGTCTGGTACCTGGGCGACAATCGGCTGACGCAGGACCAGGAGGACGTGTTCACCTCGTACTTCGGCTCGGACATTCCCGACCTCGCGGTCGCCGAGCGCCAGCAGTACCTGACGATCGCGATGCGCGACTACCTCAACGAGGGCGGGAAGGTCGCCTACGACGGGGAGACGACCGCGTACTACGGCCTCGGAGCCGGCCTCTTCGGCGGCATCTGGTACGGCCTCGACGGGGCTCCCGAAGAGGACTGCGTCGTCACGTCCGATCCGTTCTCGGACTGCCTCCTGCTCGCCGATGACTTCACCCAGTATTGGATGGGGGCGTACGGGCGACAGGACTCCGGAGCGCAGACGGGCACCGCGGGCGTCGCTGCGCCGCTCGACGGTCTGACGCTCGAGTTCGGGGGACCGGCGACGGTCGGCAACGCGATCGACGAGGTGGGGGCGTTCATCGTGACGAGCGATGTCCTGCCGGTCGACGAGTTCCCGCAGTTCGCGAGCGAGGGCGCCGCCGAGTACCCCGACCCGTTCGACGCGGTCGAAGGCGAGTGGGCGGCAGCGGCGGGCCATATCGACGACGGCTATCAGCGGCTCGGCCGGACATACGACCTGACGGCGCTGACGGCGGCGAACGCACCGGCGTTCCAGGCGCAGATCGGGTTCGACCTCGAGGCCGGCTACGACAACGTCATCGTCGAGGCGCGTCCCGCCGGCGCCGGTGACGACGCGTGGACCACCCTTCCCGAGGCGGGCGGAGCGACGAGTCCGGCGGTTCCGACGGAGTGCGAGGCGGGCTTCCTCCTCGCGCTGCACCCGTGGCTGCTCAACTACCTGACGCCGGGCAACCCGTGCACAACTCCAGGTGCGACGGGCGACTGGAACGCCCTGACCGGCTCCTCGCTGTGGGTGCCCGTCTCGTACGACCTGAGCGCGTACGCGGGTGGCCAGGTCGAGATCGTCGTGAGCTACGTGACCGACCCGGCGACGGGCGGCCTCGGTGTCATCATCGACGACACGAAGCTGGTCAGCACGGCCGGCACGTCTCAGGCCGAGGGCTTCGAGGAGGGCCTCGGCGCTTGGCAGGTGCTCGGCGCTCCCGAGGACAGTCCGGAGAACTCCTCCGACTGGGAGCGCGCGGACGGTCTCGCCGAGCTCGCTTCCGTGACTGCCACGGAGGACACGCTGCTCTTCGGCTTCGGTCTGGAGCAGCTGGTCACCCCGGAGCAGCGGGCCCTGGTCGTCGGCCGCATGCTCGATCACTTCGGGCTCTGA
- a CDS encoding cyclase family protein produces the protein MLRDLSHPILDGMMVYPGDPEVTIRPALTLATDGVAVAQLDLGSHTGTHVDAPAHTVPGGRTMADVTLDELVGDALVIRVRDVGEGEQYGWDALTAAADIPAAVPGIVVVYTGWAQWFGSGRGLRHPSLDPAAARELMARGMRVLAVDTLSPFPTGSDGGFPVHDVVLGGDGLIVENVTGLDDLPAQVRVGFFPLKLDGDGAPVRGVAFVD, from the coding sequence ATGCTGCGCGACCTGAGTCACCCGATCCTCGACGGCATGATGGTCTACCCCGGTGACCCCGAGGTGACCATCCGCCCTGCCCTGACGCTCGCGACCGACGGGGTCGCCGTCGCCCAGCTGGACCTCGGATCCCACACCGGCACCCACGTCGACGCGCCGGCGCACACCGTCCCCGGCGGTCGGACGATGGCCGACGTGACGCTCGACGAGCTCGTCGGCGACGCGCTGGTGATCCGGGTGCGTGATGTCGGCGAAGGCGAACAGTACGGCTGGGATGCCTTGACCGCCGCGGCCGACATCCCCGCGGCGGTGCCGGGGATCGTGGTCGTCTACACCGGGTGGGCGCAGTGGTTCGGGTCGGGCCGCGGGTTGCGGCATCCGTCCCTCGATCCCGCTGCGGCGCGCGAGCTCATGGCGCGCGGCATGCGGGTGCTCGCGGTCGACACGCTGAGTCCCTTCCCGACCGGGTCGGACGGCGGCTTTCCGGTACACGACGTGGTGCTCGGCGGCGACGGGCTCATCGTCGAGAACGTGACCGGGCTCGACGACCTCCCCGCCCAGGTGCGGGTCGGATTCTTCCCGTTGAAGCTCGACGGGGACGGCGCGCCGGTGCGGGGAGTCGCGTTCGTCGACTGA
- a CDS encoding purine-cytosine permease family protein, which translates to MSLYTRLEQRLEAQSDDAGPVRGTYSTGRLLMIWLAANLVVTTLLTGTLFIPDVPYGLVLLLIVVGTVAGAAVLVAVGTIGRRTGLPTMALTRGPFGTRGSLLPVAANVLILMGWSWVQAMLAGIALDYIVASVTGFSSPVIFAVLCQTIVVILAIFGHAGVARVEPWFAAVILAIAAYIFVVAFTSFSPAEFAAIPATAEPFYSPGLVFDVVLATAISWTVLSADFNRFAGSTRASIIGSGVGYTLSTVISMSLGATAMGYVILSGGEAIPFDPVTIIDPFGWVFGLAIFLSVMATNTMVVYGMVTTVVNAVPGTRIKFLPTAIVLGVISIIGATFFGLLTQFTTFLVTIGALFAPIFAIMIVDYYLIKRSSYEADILQPKGGRYWYTGGVNWLAIAAWAVGAVLAYVWAYVWPLPFGSTAPAFLVTFVLYLLVSLPTRRKEPFTPVGNLADAPVTVRPAGV; encoded by the coding sequence ATGTCGCTCTACACCCGCCTCGAGCAGCGACTCGAAGCCCAGTCCGACGACGCCGGACCCGTCCGCGGCACGTACTCGACCGGCCGCCTGCTGATGATCTGGCTGGCGGCGAACCTCGTCGTCACCACCCTGCTCACCGGCACGCTCTTCATCCCCGACGTGCCGTACGGGCTGGTGCTGCTGCTGATCGTGGTGGGCACGGTCGCCGGCGCGGCGGTGCTCGTGGCCGTCGGGACGATCGGCCGGCGCACCGGCCTGCCGACCATGGCGCTCACGCGCGGACCCTTCGGCACGCGAGGGAGCCTGCTGCCGGTGGCGGCGAACGTGCTCATCCTGATGGGCTGGAGCTGGGTGCAGGCGATGCTCGCCGGCATCGCGCTGGACTACATCGTGGCGAGCGTCACCGGCTTCTCCAGCCCGGTGATCTTCGCCGTGCTGTGCCAGACGATCGTGGTGATCCTCGCCATCTTCGGGCATGCCGGTGTGGCCCGGGTGGAGCCGTGGTTCGCTGCGGTCATCCTCGCCATCGCCGCCTACATCTTCGTCGTCGCGTTCACCTCGTTCAGCCCCGCCGAGTTCGCTGCCATCCCGGCCACCGCGGAGCCCTTCTACTCGCCCGGCCTCGTGTTCGACGTCGTGCTCGCCACCGCGATCTCGTGGACCGTGCTCTCGGCCGACTTCAACCGCTTCGCCGGCAGCACCCGCGCGAGCATCATCGGCTCGGGCGTCGGCTACACGCTGTCGACCGTCATCTCGATGTCGCTCGGCGCCACCGCCATGGGTTACGTCATCCTCAGCGGCGGCGAGGCGATCCCGTTCGACCCGGTCACGATCATCGACCCCTTCGGCTGGGTGTTCGGCCTCGCCATCTTCCTGTCGGTCATGGCCACCAACACGATGGTCGTCTACGGCATGGTGACCACGGTCGTGAACGCGGTGCCCGGCACGCGCATCAAGTTCCTGCCGACGGCCATCGTGCTCGGCGTGATCTCGATCATCGGCGCCACGTTCTTCGGGCTGCTCACCCAGTTCACGACGTTCCTCGTGACGATCGGCGCCCTGTTCGCCCCGATCTTCGCGATCATGATCGTCGACTACTACCTGATCAAGCGCAGCTCGTACGAGGCCGACATCCTGCAGCCGAAGGGCGGTCGCTACTGGTACACGGGCGGGGTGAACTGGCTCGCGATCGCCGCGTGGGCGGTCGGCGCTGTGCTCGCCTACGTGTGGGCGTACGTGTGGCCGCTGCCGTTCGGGTCCACCGCACCGGCGTTCCTCGTCACGTTCGTGCTGTACCTGCTGGTGTCGCTGCCTACCCGCCGCAAGGAGCCGTTCACACCGGTCGGCAATCTGGCCGACGCGCCCGTGACCGTTCGCCCTGCCGGAGTGTGA
- a CDS encoding YybH family protein: protein MTTPDPAAVEAAAAAIVDAFAATDTDRYFAGFARDATFVFHTEPSRLDDRAAYERLWQEWLQSGWRVTSCTSSDRRVQVFDGGAVFTHSVDTAVTTADGPESYRERETIVFAVRGDDLVAVHEHLSPLT from the coding sequence ATGACGACACCCGACCCCGCGGCCGTCGAAGCGGCGGCGGCCGCCATCGTCGACGCGTTCGCCGCAACCGACACCGATCGCTACTTCGCCGGCTTCGCACGCGACGCGACCTTCGTCTTCCACACCGAGCCGAGCCGGCTCGACGACCGCGCCGCCTACGAGCGGCTGTGGCAGGAGTGGCTCCAGAGCGGCTGGCGCGTGACGTCGTGCACCTCGAGCGACCGCCGCGTGCAGGTGTTCGACGGCGGCGCCGTCTTCACCCACAGCGTCGACACCGCGGTCACGACCGCCGACGGCCCGGAGTCGTACCGCGAGCGCGAGACCATCGTCTTCGCGGTCCGCGGCGACGATCTGGTCGCCGTGCACGAGCACCTCTCCCCCCTCACCTGA
- the speB gene encoding agmatinase, which translates to MQHPDPATDAPQQAEPVGPVDASVVPRFAGIATFARLPRLDEVGRADVAVVGVPFDSGVSYRPGARFGPSHVREASRLLRPYNPAQDVFPFGAQQVADAGDLIGNPFDIAAAVAEIEAGARELRTRADRLVVIGGDHTIALPLLRAVHAEHGPVAVLHFDAHLDTWDTYFGAPTTHGTPFRRASEEGLIDLTASMHVGIRGPLYAKSDLEDDERLGFAIVSSEFVEEQGVEAAVERIRARVGDKPLYISIDIDVLDPAHAPGTGTPEAGGLTSRELLRMLRALTDLQIVGADVVEVAPAYDHAQLTAVAASHVVYELLSAMAPR; encoded by the coding sequence ATGCAACATCCCGATCCCGCGACAGACGCCCCGCAGCAGGCCGAGCCGGTCGGGCCCGTCGACGCCAGCGTGGTTCCCCGGTTCGCCGGCATCGCGACGTTCGCGCGTCTCCCCCGGCTCGACGAAGTGGGCCGCGCCGACGTGGCGGTCGTGGGCGTGCCCTTCGACAGCGGAGTCAGCTACCGCCCGGGCGCACGTTTCGGACCCTCGCACGTGCGCGAGGCGTCGCGCCTCCTCCGGCCGTACAACCCGGCACAGGACGTGTTCCCATTCGGCGCGCAGCAGGTCGCCGACGCCGGAGACCTCATCGGCAACCCGTTCGACATCGCCGCCGCGGTCGCCGAGATCGAGGCCGGCGCACGCGAGCTTCGCACCCGCGCCGACCGGCTCGTCGTCATCGGCGGCGACCACACCATCGCGTTGCCGCTGCTGCGCGCGGTTCACGCCGAGCACGGTCCCGTCGCGGTGCTGCACTTCGACGCGCACCTCGACACGTGGGACACGTACTTCGGCGCGCCGACGACGCACGGCACGCCGTTCCGCCGCGCGTCGGAGGAGGGCCTCATCGATCTGACGGCGAGCATGCACGTCGGCATCCGCGGCCCGCTCTACGCCAAGAGCGACCTCGAAGACGACGAGCGCCTCGGCTTCGCGATCGTCTCGAGCGAGTTCGTCGAGGAGCAGGGCGTCGAGGCGGCCGTCGAACGCATCCGCGCCCGCGTCGGCGACAAGCCGCTCTACATCTCGATCGACATCGACGTGCTCGACCCCGCGCACGCCCCCGGCACCGGCACCCCCGAGGCCGGCGGCCTCACCAGCCGGGAACTGCTCCGGATGCTGCGTGCTCTGACCGATCTGCAGATCGTCGGCGCCGACGTGGTCGAGGTGGCCCCGGCCTACGACCACGCCCAGCTGACCGCGGTGGCGGCGAGCCATGTGGTGTACGAGCTGCTGAGCGCGATGGCGCCGAGGTAG